A DNA window from Microcystis aeruginosa NIES-843 contains the following coding sequences:
- a CDS encoding PspA/IM30 family protein, with protein MKLLKKLTPKALIFWLIGDKAGNSLVAIWNWLWGIPIESGGKIAVESAKESLELMQKSLAELTESVAKVVAAQQSAQAQYEAKKQEHTNYLQQAVTAQKKGLQEAARLAMVKVISLEKILPAMKDRVDNAEKVVIAAKEKLRKEQEKIEHYKLEMSNLKAISSMNEALGKINEFDSSLNLNTSRDRFEDANEAINDRYRKENAYSELSENYSEKLAQEIDFLSLDDEINRRLAEFNQQS; from the coding sequence GCCTTGATTTTTTGGCTGATCGGTGATAAGGCAGGAAATTCTCTCGTTGCGATCTGGAATTGGTTGTGGGGTATTCCCATCGAATCCGGCGGAAAAATTGCCGTAGAATCGGCCAAAGAATCCCTAGAATTGATGCAAAAATCCCTAGCGGAATTGACAGAATCGGTGGCGAAAGTAGTAGCGGCCCAGCAATCGGCTCAAGCACAATACGAGGCAAAAAAACAGGAACACACAAACTACTTGCAGCAGGCTGTCACCGCTCAAAAAAAAGGTCTTCAAGAAGCGGCAAGACTTGCTATGGTTAAGGTTATCTCCCTAGAAAAAATTCTACCCGCCATGAAAGATCGGGTTGATAATGCCGAAAAAGTGGTCATTGCTGCTAAGGAAAAACTTCGTAAAGAGCAGGAAAAAATCGAGCATTATAAGTTAGAAATGAGCAACTTAAAAGCGATTAGTTCCATGAATGAGGCTTTAGGTAAAATAAACGAATTTGATAGTAGTCTCAACCTCAATACCTCCCGCGATCGCTTTGAGGATGCCAATGAAGCGATTAACGACCGTTATCGAAAAGAAAACGCCTATAGTGAATTAAGCGAGAACTATAGCGAGAAATTAGCTCAAGAAATCGATTTCTTAAGCCTTGATGACGAAATTAACCGCCGTTTAGCCGAATTCAATCAGCAAAGTTAA
- a CDS encoding ABC transporter substrate-binding protein codes for MTKTGKKAGLPPISYVLLGLIGWFLFPQISAIFAPKADNNPRISYGNHLLIKTNSNTTKESAIAAIAQGDHQEAEQLLQKSLAQRPNDPESVIYLSNLQTGSNPFKIAVVVPATTNPNVAQEILRGVASAQTQINQQGGINGRKLMVIVVNDDNQPQISKEVAGELVKNPDIIAVIGHNASDASLAAAPIYEKGGLVMISPTSLANNLSGAGNYIFRLVASNGKITETLANYIVNTAKVQKIAFCYDSQAPDNISFKDELMANVAKKGGQIVPIVCDLSVPNFKADQALNQAISGGANGLFVVAHVDRLDPVFEVIRSNRQRLPLFSSPTLYNIRTLEDGGKNAQGLTLAAPWHPSVNQTFANLMQEQWRGPVSWRTATSFDATRVIIAGLRENTHRQGLQSLLRSGNFHQTGATGKISFDPNTGDRIGQPVLIQVRSTPSGEQFVPLP; via the coding sequence ATGACAAAGACTGGCAAAAAAGCGGGTTTACCGCCAATTTCCTATGTTTTACTGGGGTTGATCGGTTGGTTTCTTTTTCCCCAAATCTCGGCAATATTTGCCCCAAAAGCCGATAATAATCCCCGCATCAGTTACGGCAATCATCTCCTGATCAAAACTAATTCTAACACCACCAAAGAATCAGCGATCGCTGCCATTGCTCAAGGTGATCACCAAGAAGCAGAGCAACTCCTGCAAAAATCCCTCGCTCAACGTCCCAACGATCCCGAAAGCGTAATTTATCTCAGCAACCTGCAAACTGGCTCAAATCCCTTTAAAATCGCCGTTGTTGTGCCAGCAACAACTAATCCCAACGTCGCTCAGGAAATATTGCGAGGAGTCGCCAGCGCACAAACCCAGATCAATCAACAGGGAGGGATCAACGGCAGAAAACTGATGGTTATCGTGGTTAATGACGATAATCAGCCGCAGATATCGAAAGAGGTAGCTGGTGAATTAGTCAAAAATCCTGATATTATCGCTGTTATCGGTCATAATGCCTCCGATGCCAGTTTAGCCGCCGCTCCCATCTACGAAAAAGGCGGTTTGGTGATGATTTCTCCCACCTCCCTGGCTAATAATCTCTCCGGTGCGGGAAATTATATCTTTCGTCTCGTGGCTTCTAACGGCAAAATTACGGAAACCTTAGCAAATTACATAGTAAATACTGCTAAAGTCCAGAAAATTGCTTTTTGCTACGATTCTCAAGCTCCTGATAATATTTCCTTTAAAGATGAGTTGATGGCTAATGTGGCGAAAAAAGGCGGTCAAATTGTGCCGATAGTCTGTGATCTGAGTGTCCCCAATTTTAAGGCCGATCAAGCTCTTAATCAGGCGATTTCTGGGGGTGCTAACGGTCTATTTGTCGTCGCTCATGTTGATCGTCTCGATCCCGTTTTTGAGGTTATTCGCTCCAATCGTCAGCGTTTGCCTCTGTTTAGTAGTCCCACCCTCTACAATATTCGCACCCTCGAAGATGGCGGCAAAAACGCCCAAGGTTTAACCCTTGCCGCACCCTGGCACCCCTCGGTTAACCAGACTTTTGCCAATCTTATGCAGGAACAGTGGCGCGGTCCAGTTAGTTGGCGCACAGCCACCAGTTTTGACGCTACACGGGTGATTATTGCCGGTTTAAGGGAAAATACCCATCGTCAAGGCCTACAATCCCTGCTGCGCTCTGGCAATTTTCATCAAACAGGGGCCACCGGAAAAATTAGCTTTGATCCCAATACTGGCGATCGCATTGGTCAGCCGGTGTTAATTCAAGTGCGATCGACTCCCTCCGGTGAGCAGTTTGTCCCTTTGCCTTGA
- a CDS encoding response regulator transcription factor, translated as MDIVIIEDEIEIAHLIQQTLERESFTCHLAYNGRVGLELFYQKQPELVILDLMLPELDGLELCARIRQKPGTKDPYILMLTARGEEIDRIIGLSTGADDYMVKPFSPRELTARVRALLRRSLRHDSQPQQLHRSRHFLIDLDQHSALRKLEGMPEETLDLTTLEFNLLATFVSYPNRVWSRTQLIDNLWGNDFFGDERVVDTHIRRLRKKVEPDPANPIFIKTVVGVGYKFEDDII; from the coding sequence ATGGATATCGTTATTATCGAAGATGAAATTGAAATCGCCCATTTGATTCAGCAAACTTTAGAGCGGGAGTCCTTTACTTGTCATCTGGCTTATAATGGTAGGGTAGGACTAGAACTATTTTATCAAAAGCAACCAGAATTAGTGATTTTAGATTTAATGTTACCCGAATTAGACGGACTGGAATTGTGTGCTAGAATTCGCCAAAAACCCGGGACAAAAGACCCCTATATCTTAATGTTAACCGCTAGGGGAGAAGAAATCGATCGCATTATCGGTCTATCTACGGGAGCCGACGATTATATGGTCAAACCCTTTAGTCCCCGGGAATTAACCGCTCGCGTAAGGGCATTATTAAGACGTAGTTTAAGACACGATAGTCAACCCCAGCAACTCCATCGCAGCCGTCATTTTCTGATCGACTTAGATCAACATTCTGCTCTTCGTAAATTGGAGGGAATGCCGGAGGAAACCCTCGATTTAACCACCTTAGAATTTAATTTATTAGCTACCTTTGTCAGTTATCCCAATCGCGTCTGGAGTCGCACCCAATTAATCGATAATCTCTGGGGAAATGATTTTTTTGGCGATGAAAGGGTAGTAGATACCCATATCCGACGCTTACGCAAAAAAGTAGAACCCGATCCTGCTAATCCGATCTTTATCAAAACTGTAGTCGGTGTCGGTTATAAATTTGAGGATGACATTATTTAG
- the gyrB gene encoding DNA topoisomerase (ATP-hydrolyzing) subunit B, with amino-acid sequence MTSNYGAEQIQVLEGLEPVRKRPGMYIGTTGPRGLHHLVYEVVDNSIDEALAGYCTHIEVDIKADGSVSVTDDGRGIPTDVHPTTGKSALETVLTILHAGGKFGSGGYKVSGGLHGVGISVVNALSAWVDVTVWRDHKVHTQRYERGIPVTELVSSPSQEEKTGTRVNFLPDTEIFSQGIEFDYSTLSGRLRELAYLNAGVKITFSDYRPEEPHIETYCYEGGIKEYVAYMCREKETLHKDIIYVSGEKNGINIEVAFQWCIDAYSDNILGFANNIRTIDGGTHLEGLKAVLTRTLNNVARKRNKIKENEPNLAGENVREGLTAVISVKVPEPEFEGQTKTKLGNTEVRGIVDSLVGETLNEYLEQNPQVADTIIEKAVQAYKAAEAARRARDLVRRKSVLESSPLPGKLADCSERDPERSEIYIVEGDSAGGSAKQGRDRRFQAILPLRGKILNIEKTDDAKIYKNTEIQSLITALGLGIKGEDFDPSQLRYHRIVLMTDADVDGAHIRTLLLTFFYRYQKNLIDQGYVYIACPPLYKLERGKNHSYCYSDRELQQKIAEFPSNANYTIQRFKGLGEMMPQQLWDTTMNPETRTLKRVEIEDAAKAEELFTILMGDRVAPRREFIETHGSRLNLTDLDI; translated from the coding sequence ATGACAAGTAACTACGGCGCGGAACAGATACAAGTTCTCGAAGGGTTAGAACCAGTCAGGAAGCGGCCGGGGATGTATATCGGTACGACCGGGCCGCGGGGACTACATCATTTAGTCTATGAAGTGGTGGACAACTCGATCGATGAGGCCCTAGCGGGTTACTGTACTCATATCGAAGTGGATATCAAGGCCGATGGTTCCGTCAGCGTCACCGACGATGGCCGGGGTATTCCCACCGATGTTCACCCGACCACGGGTAAATCTGCCCTCGAAACCGTTCTCACTATACTTCATGCCGGCGGTAAATTTGGCAGTGGTGGTTATAAAGTGTCGGGAGGGTTACACGGAGTCGGGATTTCCGTCGTTAATGCCCTTTCTGCATGGGTCGATGTCACCGTCTGGCGCGATCATAAAGTACATACCCAACGCTACGAAAGAGGTATCCCCGTCACAGAATTGGTCAGCAGTCCCAGTCAAGAGGAAAAAACGGGAACTAGGGTTAATTTCCTGCCGGACACCGAAATTTTTAGCCAAGGCATCGAATTTGATTACAGTACCCTCTCCGGACGTTTACGAGAACTAGCCTACTTAAATGCGGGTGTTAAAATCACCTTTAGCGATTACCGTCCCGAAGAACCCCACATCGAAACCTATTGTTATGAGGGGGGTATTAAAGAATACGTCGCCTATATGTGTCGGGAAAAAGAAACCCTGCACAAAGATATTATCTATGTATCGGGGGAAAAGAACGGAATTAATATCGAAGTGGCGTTTCAGTGGTGTATAGATGCCTATAGCGACAATATTCTCGGTTTTGCTAATAATATCCGCACCATTGACGGGGGAACTCACCTAGAAGGATTAAAAGCAGTTCTGACCCGTACTTTAAATAATGTCGCTCGTAAACGCAATAAAATTAAAGAAAACGAGCCTAATCTAGCGGGGGAAAACGTCCGCGAGGGTTTAACCGCCGTTATTTCCGTAAAAGTCCCCGAACCGGAATTTGAGGGACAAACCAAGACCAAATTGGGTAACACCGAAGTCCGGGGTATTGTTGATTCCCTGGTGGGGGAAACTCTCAACGAATACTTAGAACAAAATCCCCAAGTAGCCGACACGATTATCGAAAAAGCAGTACAAGCGTACAAGGCGGCGGAAGCGGCCCGTCGGGCCCGGGACTTAGTACGACGGAAATCGGTCTTGGAATCCTCACCTTTACCAGGTAAATTGGCTGATTGTAGCGAAAGAGACCCAGAAAGGTCAGAAATTTACATCGTCGAAGGTGACAGCGCCGGCGGAAGTGCCAAACAGGGGCGCGATCGTCGTTTTCAAGCGATTCTACCTCTGCGGGGAAAAATCCTCAATATCGAAAAAACCGATGATGCCAAAATCTACAAAAATACGGAAATTCAATCCTTGATTACAGCCCTCGGTTTAGGAATTAAAGGAGAAGATTTCGACCCCTCACAATTGCGCTATCATCGCATTGTTTTAATGACTGATGCTGATGTGGATGGCGCACACATCCGAACTTTGTTGTTAACTTTCTTCTATCGTTATCAGAAGAATTTAATTGACCAAGGTTATGTATATATCGCCTGTCCTCCTCTCTATAAATTGGAACGCGGTAAAAATCATTCCTACTGCTATAGCGATCGAGAATTACAGCAAAAGATAGCGGAATTTCCCTCCAATGCTAACTACACCATCCAACGTTTTAAAGGGTTAGGAGAAATGATGCCCCAACAACTTTGGGATACTACCATGAATCCCGAAACTCGCACTTTAAAACGGGTGGAAATCGAAGACGCAGCCAAAGCAGAGGAATTATTTACCATTCTTATGGGCGATCGAGTTGCCCCCCGGCGAGAATTTATCGAAACCCACGGATCACGTTTAAATCTTACGGATTTGGACATTTAA
- a CDS encoding BrnT family toxin, translating into MTTPQLFEWDENKRQANIEKHGIDFADLEAIFSGPIIERVDNRQNYGEIRVILVGTIDNIVLVVVYTWRGSVRRIIRVS; encoded by the coding sequence ATGACGACCCCGCAACTTTTCGAGTGGGATGAAAATAAGCGTCAGGCCAATATAGAAAAACACGGCATAGATTTCGCCGACCTGGAAGCGATTTTTAGCGGGCCGATAATCGAGCGCGTGGATAACCGTCAGAATTACGGCGAAATTCGAGTGATTCTAGTGGGTACAATCGATAATATCGTTTTGGTGGTGGTTTATACATGGCGTGGCTCGGTTCGTCGAATAATTAGGGTTAGCTGA
- a CDS encoding aminotransferase class V-fold PLP-dependent enzyme translates to MQNLDENSLDYAVSKPDLAEQRQEFRGLSNKVYFNFGGQGTLPKAGLEAIIDAHNFLQQKGPFSGRVNDWITGKTELLRQEMAQELGISPSTLSITEDVTVGCNIALWGVDWQAGEHILLTDCEHPGIIATVQEIARRYHLEISTCPIRETLNGGNPIEVISAHLRPKTRVLVVSHVLWNTGQVLPLKEISQLCHDNSVTEKPVLVVVDAAQSVGCLPLDLSATAADCYAFTGHKWWCGPAGVGGLYIRPEIFPSLQPTFIGWRGIETDNRGQPIGWKPDARRFEVATSAYPQFEGLRATIAVHNAWGDGGQRYEKICQLAAYLWEELKTIKGVKCLKNSPPESGLVSFQIDSAITPQNLVQQLEKQGFLLRTLLDPLCVRACVHYFTLPSEIEQLVAAVKKLV, encoded by the coding sequence ATGCAGAATTTAGACGAAAATAGCCTCGATTACGCCGTTAGTAAACCGGATTTAGCCGAACAAAGACAGGAATTTCGGGGACTTAGCAATAAAGTTTACTTTAATTTCGGTGGTCAGGGAACCTTGCCCAAGGCGGGATTAGAGGCGATTATCGATGCCCATAATTTTCTCCAACAAAAGGGGCCTTTTTCAGGACGGGTAAACGATTGGATTACCGGAAAAACGGAACTTCTCAGGCAAGAAATGGCTCAGGAGTTGGGAATTAGCCCCAGCACCCTCTCTATCACCGAGGATGTCACTGTAGGCTGTAATATCGCCCTCTGGGGAGTTGATTGGCAAGCGGGGGAACATATTTTACTAACCGATTGTGAACACCCCGGAATTATCGCCACGGTTCAAGAAATTGCCCGTCGTTATCATCTGGAAATCTCCACTTGTCCTATTCGGGAAACTTTAAACGGTGGCAACCCGATAGAAGTCATTTCCGCTCATCTACGTCCAAAAACTAGGGTTTTGGTGGTTAGTCACGTTTTGTGGAATACCGGACAGGTTTTACCCCTCAAGGAAATCTCACAACTTTGTCATGATAATTCTGTCACCGAAAAACCCGTTTTAGTGGTGGTGGATGCTGCCCAATCCGTGGGTTGTTTGCCCTTGGATTTAAGCGCTACTGCCGCCGATTGTTATGCTTTTACGGGTCATAAATGGTGGTGTGGACCGGCTGGTGTGGGAGGATTGTATATTCGTCCCGAAATTTTCCCTAGTTTGCAGCCCACTTTTATCGGTTGGCGCGGCATTGAAACAGATAACCGAGGACAGCCTATCGGTTGGAAACCGGATGCCAGACGCTTTGAAGTGGCCACTTCTGCCTATCCCCAATTTGAGGGTTTAAGGGCAACTATTGCGGTACATAACGCCTGGGGTGATGGGGGACAAAGATACGAAAAGATTTGTCAATTAGCGGCTTATCTCTGGGAAGAATTAAAGACGATTAAGGGGGTGAAATGTTTAAAAAATTCTCCACCGGAATCTGGTTTAGTTTCCTTTCAAATTGACTCGGCCATCACCCCACAAAATTTAGTGCAACAGCTAGAAAAACAAGGGTTTTTACTGCGAACTCTCCTCGACCCCCTCTGCGTGCGTGCCTGTGTTCATTATTTCACTTTGCCCTCAGAAATCGAGCAGTTAGTAGCAGCTGTCAAAAAGTTAGTTTAA
- a CDS encoding TM0106 family RecB-like putative nuclease — translation MLLTDDLLLDYQRCQRRAFLNLYGNSQEKDPERDFLLKLRQESQSHVKKVLQDSYPDYCSLTTPSTDILAAARETEALMGRGVSCIYHGVLLQSGYPVSLTGSPHLLIKQAGESKFGDWVYYPLNIQLGRRPKPEYKMLATFYAYLLASMQGVFPGYAEIVLRRHNRYRVELNLWLTKLEEIIKKFGAMVINRQEPEVFISRQRCSLCHWYSHCYGIAQASQHLSLVPGVTPSRYQFLQSLGVSTMESLALTCPTRMGEGMGVEVANQLQLQAQAIIENRAFRKSNGKTAYLSPLPKAEIEFYFDIEAEPEQNLDYLLGILRVDYRVNTQQFYPFLAEKPEDEGRIWQEFLTLVMQDYQAPIFHFSEYEVETIKRLGYLYKTPSSLINQLVSRCFDLHYHVVNSVTFPVESYSLKSLANWIGFQWRDRGVSGDQCVWWYDQWLKTGDRTLLAAILRYNEDDCRATFILKDWLVNFLI, via the coding sequence ATGCTACTGACCGATGATCTACTTCTAGACTACCAACGTTGTCAACGCCGTGCATTTTTAAATCTCTACGGCAATAGCCAAGAAAAAGACCCTGAGCGAGATTTTTTGCTTAAATTGCGCCAAGAGAGTCAAAGTCACGTTAAAAAAGTCCTGCAAGACTCCTATCCCGATTATTGTTCCCTGACTACCCCCAGCACTGATATTTTGGCCGCCGCTAGGGAAACGGAAGCTTTGATGGGTCGGGGGGTATCCTGTATTTATCACGGAGTCCTTTTACAATCTGGCTATCCCGTCTCTTTAACCGGTTCCCCGCATTTATTAATTAAACAGGCAGGAGAGTCGAAATTTGGCGATTGGGTTTATTATCCCCTCAATATTCAACTCGGTCGCCGTCCTAAGCCTGAATATAAAATGCTGGCTACTTTTTACGCCTATTTATTGGCCAGTATGCAGGGAGTTTTTCCAGGTTACGCGGAAATTGTCCTACGTCGTCATAATCGCTATCGGGTGGAATTGAATCTCTGGTTAACTAAACTAGAGGAAATAATCAAAAAGTTCGGCGCAATGGTGATTAATCGCCAAGAACCAGAAGTTTTTATCTCGCGTCAGCGTTGCAGTTTATGTCATTGGTACAGTCACTGTTATGGTATTGCTCAAGCGAGTCAACATCTTTCTTTAGTCCCGGGGGTGACTCCTAGTCGTTACCAATTTTTACAGTCTTTGGGGGTTTCCACCATGGAATCCCTGGCGCTTACCTGTCCTACCCGTATGGGGGAGGGGATGGGGGTAGAGGTGGCTAATCAGTTACAGTTACAGGCCCAAGCAATTATTGAAAATCGGGCCTTTCGCAAAAGCAATGGGAAAACTGCTTATTTGTCCCCCCTACCGAAGGCCGAGATTGAATTTTATTTTGACATCGAAGCGGAACCAGAACAGAATTTAGATTATCTTTTGGGGATTTTACGGGTTGATTATCGAGTTAATACCCAGCAGTTTTATCCCTTTTTGGCAGAAAAGCCGGAAGATGAAGGCAGGATTTGGCAGGAATTTTTAACCTTAGTCATGCAGGATTATCAAGCACCAATTTTTCACTTTTCTGAGTACGAAGTGGAAACAATTAAGCGATTGGGTTATCTTTATAAAACTCCTTCTTCTTTGATTAATCAGTTAGTTTCTCGCTGTTTTGATCTGCACTATCATGTAGTTAATTCGGTAACTTTTCCCGTGGAAAGTTATTCTTTAAAATCCCTCGCTAACTGGATTGGCTTTCAATGGCGCGATCGAGGAGTAAGCGGGGATCAATGCGTTTGGTGGTATGACCAGTGGTTAAAAACAGGAGATCGGACTTTATTGGCGGCTATTTTGCGTTACAATGAGGATGATTGTCGCGCCACCTTTATACTAAAAGATTGGCTTGTAAACTTTTTAATTTGA
- the mtnB gene encoding methylthioribulose 1-phosphate dehydratase — MSDPRLSLVAAARKFYQLGWMLGTAGNLSAKVDDHSFWITASGKSKGKLTEQDFVRVELTGKVRELAHRDNRPSAETSIHQVIYCLFPQAQACYHVHSVEANLVSRFARGDKLSLPPLEMLKGLGIWVENPQVFMPVFANYLDVPKIAAEIESRFSTFPPEIPALLISYHGVTVWGESLETTENYLEIVEYIFRYLVAAYQVKPC; from the coding sequence ATGAGCGATCCTCGTCTATCTCTAGTGGCAGCTGCCCGAAAATTTTATCAACTGGGTTGGATGCTTGGCACGGCGGGTAATTTATCCGCTAAAGTTGATGATCATAGTTTTTGGATTACTGCCAGTGGCAAAAGTAAAGGTAAACTCACAGAACAGGATTTTGTGCGCGTGGAGCTGACGGGAAAAGTCAGAGAATTAGCTCATCGAGATAATCGTCCTTCGGCCGAAACTAGCATTCATCAGGTGATTTATTGTCTCTTTCCCCAAGCGCAAGCTTGTTATCATGTCCACTCAGTGGAAGCGAATTTAGTTTCCCGTTTTGCTCGCGGGGACAAGTTATCGTTACCTCCCTTAGAAATGTTGAAAGGTTTAGGTATTTGGGTAGAAAATCCTCAAGTATTTATGCCGGTTTTTGCTAACTATCTCGATGTGCCGAAAATTGCCGCAGAAATAGAAAGTAGATTCTCAACTTTCCCCCCGGAAATTCCCGCTTTACTGATTTCTTACCATGGTGTGACGGTGTGGGGTGAGTCTCTAGAAACTACCGAGAATTATTTAGAGATAGTTGAGTATATTTTTCGCTATTTAGTGGCAGCCTATCAGGTAAAACCTTGTTAA
- a CDS encoding restriction endonuclease, producing MPIPDFQSIMLPLLKILADGKVYKYREIFEALVREFQVTEAERKEMLPSGQQEIFANRVGWAKTYLKKAGLIDSPQRATFVISEKGKEILSQNLDHIDTKFLRQFPEFQEFTRVNKQNETITLESNLLASDQEQNPEELLENSYQEIRQALATDLLSILRKLSPDAFEKLVVELLVKMGYGGSIRDAGKAVGKSGDQGIDGIIKEDRLGLDIIYIQAKRWADNNAVGRPEIQKFVGALAGQGAKKGIFITTSYFTQEALEYAPRNEIKIVLIDGEELGQLMIDYNLGVSTKEIYEIKRIDHDYFGDE from the coding sequence ATGCCTATTCCAGATTTTCAATCGATTATGTTGCCGCTATTAAAAATACTTGCAGATGGCAAAGTTTATAAATATCGAGAAATTTTTGAAGCCTTGGTCAGAGAGTTTCAAGTCACGGAAGCGGAAAGAAAAGAAATGCTTCCCAGTGGACAACAAGAAATTTTTGCTAATCGAGTCGGTTGGGCAAAAACCTATTTAAAGAAAGCGGGATTAATTGACTCACCCCAAAGGGCAACTTTTGTAATTTCTGAGAAAGGAAAAGAAATCTTATCTCAAAATCTAGACCATATCGATACAAAATTTCTCAGGCAATTTCCTGAGTTTCAAGAATTTACTAGAGTCAATAAGCAAAATGAAACTATTACTCTTGAAAGCAATTTATTAGCTTCTGATCAAGAACAAAACCCAGAGGAATTACTAGAAAACTCCTATCAAGAAATTCGTCAAGCATTAGCGACAGACTTACTTTCTATTCTGCGAAAATTATCCCCAGATGCTTTTGAAAAATTAGTAGTAGAATTACTGGTAAAAATGGGTTATGGTGGCTCGATTAGAGATGCAGGTAAAGCAGTGGGTAAGAGCGGTGATCAAGGGATTGATGGAATAATAAAAGAAGATAGACTCGGTTTAGATATAATCTATATTCAAGCCAAAAGATGGGCTGATAATAATGCCGTTGGTCGTCCAGAAATCCAGAAATTTGTCGGGGCATTAGCGGGACAAGGAGCCAAAAAAGGTATTTTTATCACTACTTCCTATTTTACCCAAGAGGCTTTAGAATATGCCCCCAGAAATGAGATAAAAATAGTGCTGATTGATGGGGAAGAATTAGGTCAATTGATGATCGATTATAACTTAGGTGTATCGACCAAAGAAATCTATGAAATCAAGAGAATCGATCATGATTATTTTGGGGATGAATGA
- a CDS encoding phycobiliprotein lyase — MDGMTFFQKSAGQWKSQRTTHHLPFRRAETGDSEIYVEALSADNPKIIAICEMHEVDPAKTVGGAFVSWDGSMQWDKENENHQGTTVFALIPDEDNPQAGVLLRERGYAEIIPVAGRYHIDEQEGLVLITEYETMTSIERFWFADTDLRLRTSTVQRFGGFNTATFCAESRNQSSESVSSDSPEPSSYSISGW, encoded by the coding sequence ATGGACGGGATGACCTTTTTTCAGAAAAGTGCGGGACAGTGGAAATCTCAGCGCACCACCCATCATTTACCCTTTCGACGAGCAGAAACTGGCGATTCCGAGATTTATGTGGAAGCTTTAAGCGCCGATAACCCGAAAATTATCGCTATCTGTGAAATGCACGAAGTCGATCCCGCTAAGACTGTGGGGGGTGCCTTTGTCAGTTGGGATGGTTCAATGCAGTGGGACAAAGAAAACGAAAATCATCAAGGAACCACCGTTTTTGCGCTAATTCCCGATGAAGATAATCCCCAAGCTGGTGTTCTCCTGCGGGAGCGAGGTTATGCGGAAATCATTCCCGTGGCGGGCCGTTATCACATTGATGAACAGGAAGGTTTAGTCTTAATTACAGAATACGAAACTATGACCTCGATCGAGCGTTTTTGGTTTGCCGATACCGATTTACGTCTCCGCACTAGCACAGTTCAACGTTTTGGCGGTTTTAATACGGCCACTTTTTGTGCTGAATCCCGCAATCAGTCATCGGAGTCAGTCTCTAGTGATTCCCCCGAACCATCATCCTATTCGATTAGTGGCTGGTAA
- a CDS encoding phycobilisome rod-core linker polypeptide, producing MAIPLLNYAPKSQNVRVAGYDVGGDEKPKVYTTENVLSPTDLDDLIEAAYRQIFFHAFKWDREPFLESQLRNGQLSVRDFIRGLLLSKTFYNSFYEKNSNYRFVEQVVQRVLGRDVYSEREKIAWSIVVATKGIQGFVDQLLNSDEYLQSFGYDTVPYQRRRTLASREIGERPFNITSPRYDGYYRGILGFPQIVWQNAVRRYVPQEQKPKAGDPSSFLAMARGLGSAKGNPVPRVSAMNINIEASVPRR from the coding sequence TTGGCCATTCCTCTTTTAAATTACGCCCCCAAGTCCCAAAACGTGCGGGTAGCTGGTTATGATGTCGGTGGAGACGAAAAACCGAAAGTTTACACGACGGAAAATGTCCTCTCCCCTACCGACCTGGACGATTTAATCGAAGCCGCTTACCGTCAGATTTTCTTCCATGCCTTCAAATGGGATCGGGAACCCTTCCTCGAATCCCAATTACGCAATGGACAATTATCGGTGCGGGATTTCATTCGTGGTTTGCTGTTATCGAAAACCTTCTATAACAGCTTCTACGAGAAAAACAGCAACTATCGCTTTGTCGAACAGGTAGTACAAAGAGTCCTCGGTCGCGATGTCTATAGCGAAAGAGAAAAAATTGCTTGGTCGATTGTCGTTGCCACCAAAGGCATTCAAGGTTTTGTTGATCAACTTCTCAACAGTGACGAGTATCTGCAAAGCTTTGGTTATGATACCGTTCCCTACCAACGTCGTCGCACCCTGGCCAGCCGCGAAATCGGTGAACGTCCATTCAACATCACCTCGCCTCGCTACGATGGCTACTATCGCGGTATTTTGGGCTTCCCCCAAATCGTTTGGCAGAATGCTGTCCGTCGCTATGTTCCCCAAGAGCAAAAACCCAAAGCCGGCGATCCTTCCAGCTTCTTGGCTATGGCCCGGGGTCTCGGTAGCGCCAAAGGCAATCCTGTACCAAGAGTCTCCGCTATGAATATTAACATCGAGGCTTCTGTACCCCGTCGTTAA